One Anas acuta chromosome 32, bAnaAcu1.1, whole genome shotgun sequence DNA segment encodes these proteins:
- the LOC137846407 gene encoding olfactory receptor 14C36-like encodes MCNSSSIPEFLLLAFADTRELQLLQFWLFLGIYLAAILGNGLIITAVACDHRLHTPMYFFLLNLALLDLGGISTSVPKAMANALWNMRTISYAGCAAQLFLLLFFLLAEFSLLAIMAYDRYVAICQPLHYGTLLGSRACATMAAAAWGSGFLNAVLHTANTFSIPLDQSHARDLFCEIPQILKLSCSDSYIREAGMIVLTAFLMLGCFIFIALSYVQIFRAVLRLPSLQGRHKAFSTCLPHLIIVSLFVSTVMFAHLKPPSISSPSLDLALAVLYSVVPPAVNPLIYSMRNQDLKDVMWKLMTGCIS; translated from the coding sequence ATGtgtaacagcagctccatccctgagttcctcctgctggcattcgcagacacacgggagctgcagctcttaCAGTTctggctcttcctgggcatctacctggctgccatcctgggcaacggcctcatcaTCACAgccgtagcctgcgaccaccgccttcacacccccatgtacttcttcctcctcaacctcgccctcctcgacctgggtGGCATCTCCACCTctgttcccaaagccatggccaatgccctctggaaCATGAGGACCATTTCCtatgcaggatgtgctgcacagctctttctgctcctctttttccttctagcagagttttctcttcttgccatcatggcctatgatcgctacgttgccatctgccagcccctgcactacgggaccctcctgggcagcagagcctgtgccaccatggcagcagctgcctggggcagtggctttctcaacgctgtgctgcacactgccaatacattttcaatACCTCTTGACCAAAGCCATGCCCGGGacctcttctgtgaaatcccccagatcctcaagctctcctgctcagactcCTACATAAGGGAAGCTGGGATGATTGTGCTTACTGCTTTTCTAATGTTggggtgttttattttcattgctctgtcctatgtgcagatcttcagagctgtgctgaggctCCCCTCGCTGCAAggacggcacaaagccttttccacatgcctccctcacctgatCATTGTCTCCCTGTTTGTCAGCACAGTCATGTTTGCtcacctgaagcccccctccatctcttctccttccctggaCCTGGCgctggcagttctgtactcggtggtgcctccagcagtgaaccccctcatctacagcatgaggaaccaggaccTCAAGGATGTAATGTGGAAACTGATGACTGGGTGTATTTCATAA